From the Musa acuminata AAA Group cultivar baxijiao chromosome BXJ3-1, Cavendish_Baxijiao_AAA, whole genome shotgun sequence genome, the window ATGGCCAATGATTGAGCTGTTTATGACATCATACTGTTGATTGACGTTTAATTCACCATCTGACAGCAAACTAGGGTTGCAACTGTGAAGAGGCTTAATAAcccaattagggttttggttaAATGCACCTATatgtttgtcttttttttttctttgttcaagCAAAGTTAACTTGACATTTAACTTTCAATCTTTTAAGAGCTTGTAGATTGATATTTTTTCCTCATTGTTCTAAGCTAAATTTCTGGTGCATGTTAGCCTTGGACAAGTTGAACACcatcatttgatatatatatatatatatatatatatattggatatcATACTTGTAAGATACCTTTTAGATATGTTGCTTCATAATTACTGAGAATATTTTATAGTGTATATTAAGCATGAGAATGTGATAAACAGAATTGAAACAATTATTTTACTTAATCTGTCATAAGTTTTTACTGTTTTCTTTACATTGTAGAACTACTTTAAGGATGCTAGTTAATTATTTAATGCCATATAATGGATAAGTACATATTCTAAGACTAAAGTTTAGCATTTATAATATTGCACACGAAATTATATATCTGATCAGTATCTGCAACACAAGATTATAAGATTTGGCACATCATATTGTAATGGCCTCGTGTCCATATCTCTGGTAGGATAATTGTTCTTGGCATAATGATCTACACATGTAAAAGTATTCTTGCAACACACCAAGATTAGTAGCTAAAATGCTACACGTGTGAATGGTTCATGCCAATAAACAATACATCAAAGTGGAATAAGCATTAAGACAGGCAAAAGGTTGCTGAAAAATAAAGCGAGAACATTTCTGGAGAAACCAAGAGGGTTTAGCTTTTGTCTTGATAAACAGTATAGGAATTGGGATGATAAGATGGTGAAAAGAGGCTTCTTGCATATGCGAGATATTGTCACAATAATATATATTGATTTATTAATTTCGGTAAGTTTGAATCATGAATTGAAAATATTTAAACACTTAAGTTAGTGTTAGTAGACTCATCTATTCTCTAAAACTCCATTTAGATCTTCTCACGCTCTCATATTTTTCGATGTAacattaaatcataaaattattttcactTTCACATCTCTCGTCCTCATCATGAAGGTGATGATTTTACGCCTTGACATTACCTTCTAATTTAACtcattaattttattgaattgAAATTACTTATCCAAAATACTTAAACCTAAGTTAAGATGATAAAATACTTATCTATCAATCATAAGTCATTTGACTTTTTATCCCATTTTGGTAAAGATTAAATCTATAAGCAATGAAGTTGTAGAGAATACAAGGATTTTAACTTTATTGTTTGCGGTGTATATGAAGGCATCTGAAATATGGAATCAGTGTTCTCAGTGTTGGGAATAACACAAGAAACACTTTGTTAATGTTGGGGATCAGAGccccatcatataattatcatgattTAAGATGATCGGGAGAGCTTCGGATTCTTACATCAAAGTTATGGGCCTAAATTTTCATAGAGAATTCATCTTATATATATTTTACTTTCTTGTTAGATTATAGTAAAATTTgaacatataatatattttactttcTCACCTCATTTACTTTTCTTAATAtagttattttatatttatttagatttattaaatattatttaaattaatcaaaaaattaattaaattatgattgaaaatatgagttAACATCCTCACACGTCTTTTCCAAACGTTTTGATTTCATCACCTCTCACTATACCTttgctttttatttttaattaacccACCCTGCACCACTCACCCCTATTTTAGCTAATCTAGCATTTTGGTGCCTGCAAATGCAGTTTGTCagctagattatatatatatatatatatatatatatatatatatatatatatatatatatatatatatatatatatatatctgaattCTTATATTGGTAGAAGAAGTTGTTTCCGAATGTGCGCAGGAAGACGGCAAACTAAATTTGCACCTCTgccgtgtgtatatatgtatacctcCCCACCCACCCTAATGGCTGCATCCAAACTACTGCCTTCAGGGACCGCCATGGCTGTCACGGCCATTACTTCCCATACGAAAAGCTTCATCCATAAACTCTCACGTTCCACTGAATCTATTCCCACCCTCGTCGCCTCTCTCTATCGATTTCTACTTTTTCAGGCTAACCCATTCTGGATCCAGTCCTGCTACTTCTTCTCTTTGTCTATGGCTGGTTTCTTACTTCTACAGATACTGCCTCTGAGAGACGTGACGAGTAAGCCTACCAACGTCGACCTGCTCTTCATGTCGGTGTCAGCTAACACTGTCTCAAGCATGGATGCCATGGAGATGGAGGTGTTCTCCAACTACCAGCTCGGAGTTCTAACTCTTCTAATGGTGACCGGAGGAGAGGTTTTCGTTTCCCTGCTTGGTCTCCACTTCGCAAAGATCAAGTTCCAGAAGAAGGATTCTTCACTCGATGCATCTGGCATGGAACTCGCGACTCTCTCCGATGAAGCTGAGCTCGGACACCAGAAACCCGACCTGATGCCTCCCGACATGACAGTACTGGACATGAAATCTAGCTCTAGAAAGCACCTGTTCTTTGTGGTGTTGGGCTATCTCATAGTAGCTCACGTGGTTGGTTTCTTGCTCATCCTTGTTTACTTGCGACTTGTCCCAGATGCCGGAACTGTGCTTGACCGAAAGGGGATCAATGCGTCCATGTTTTCCATATTTACGACGGTCTCTACCTTCGCCAACTGCGGCTTCGTGCTCACCAATGAGAATATGGTGGTGTTTAGGACTTGTTCTGGCCTCCTACTGATAGTTATAGTGCAAGCACTCGTCGGAAACACGATGTACGCCTCGAGCTTGAGGGCAGTCATCTGGCTCTTGAAGAAGCTCACCAAGCGGCAGGAGTACGACTACCTGCTAAATAACTACGGGGAGATGGGTTATGATCACTTGCTTCCTGGCCCTCATGCATTGTACTTGGCAATCACCGTGGCGGGGCTTGTGCTGCTACAGCTCATACTGTTCTGCTGCATGGAGTGGACGTCCGACAGCATAACTGGGCTGAGCACGTATCAGAAGATCGTCGGTGCCATGTTCCTGTCAGTGAACTCACGCTACGCCGGAGAATCCATTGTTGACCTCTCAGCTATCTCTCCGGCCATCCTGGTGCTGTTTGTCGTGATGATGTTAGTACACCTTTTTTATTTGTTAGATTATAAAGTTttttaattggataagatatataatagattgAATTAGATTTTGACTATAGTTTATAAATCAATAGAAAGAAAGTTTAATTATGATAGGATTCTTTAGAAGATGACTtagaatatattaattatttatcctagatcATCTACTTTCGTCTATAAATTGATAAGATCTCTTAGGGACTCAATATGTGACCTGACAACATACAGAAGAGATATTATAGATCTTcttgttgatgttgataggaagaggggatgaagttaataaaaagaaaagtaggacaagcttcaatcttcaatatttctcttaagaaaactctttacaatttcagaaactctctaTCTTTCATAACCCAACATATGGAGTTTATATAGTCCCAAAaatacattacattaattgtattcaagatgaatcattctcgaaACCCTTTcaaaaaccaataaccaatttgacttatccttctatagacttttaatccattttttcttcttgatgtaatgaacctccctcttgatgtaatgaacatttcttttgatgaaatgaacctctttatgacacttgaacaagtttaattccaacattctcccctcttaaacttgttccatctaacatgccaagtttctttcgaagttattgaatatatacctcttcttcaagaactcaattaagaaatactgatttgacatctatttataaaatttttcattttATTTGAGCTGTTat encodes:
- the LOC135628568 gene encoding cation transporter HKT1;5-like, producing MAVTAITSHTKSFIHKLSRSTESIPTLVASLYRFLLFQANPFWIQSCYFFSLSMAGFLLLQILPLRDVTSKPTNVDLLFMSVSANTVSSMDAMEMEVFSNYQLGVLTLLMVTGGEVFVSLLGLHFAKIKFQKKDSSLDASGMELATLSDEAELGHQKPDLMPPDMTVLDMKSSSRKHLFFVVLGYLIVAHVVGFLLILVYLRLVPDAGTVLDRKGINASMFSIFTTVSTFANCGFVLTNENMVVFRTCSGLLLIVIVQALVGNTMYASSLRAVIWLLKKLTKRQEYDYLLNNYGEMGYDHLLPGPHALYLAITVAGLVLLQLILFCCMEWTSDSITGLSTYQKIVGAMFLSVNSRYAGESIVDLSAISPAILVLFVVMMYLPPYTCFLPREDDRRLLEDGETSRRTPGLGFILSPLSSIAIFTIIICITERRQMSRDPLNFSVLNVVVEVVSAYGTVGYTTGYSCKRQVKADVHCKDVSAGFSAKWSNKGKLVLIAVMFFGRLKKFSMGGGRYWQFI